The DNA segment tgccgccgcacgtcGTCCACTCCGGGTCGACTAGATGCCGGTGCGCGTGGATTGTACGTGAGGCCGAGCACCTTGAACGCAGCCACAATGTCCTCGACGGCAGGGGCACAACGGAAGACCGTGCGAGAGAACATGGCTAAACGCGCAGGGGAGATTGGGTGGGCTACCCTGCTTCGGAGAAGAGGCGTGAAGCTGTATGGCGTCCAAAAAGGGAGCGAGCGCAGTTAGAGCAGAGCCTGCGGTGACGTTAgaggcacacgcaagcacagacgaaaagaaagaaagccAAAACTGCGGTGAGCGCTGCGGGACATGAACCATTCACGCGCAGCCCGTCCCCCTGTGCAAAAGCAGACCTGTGCTTTGTGGACTCCTGCCGATAGGAGTGAGCAGGCTCttggcacacgcacacacagtaAAGATGCGGAGAGAGAACGATGCAGGGCGGAAGATGGAAGGGCTCCAAACAGCAACGTGCTGCTCGCTCTTCTTTCGCTCACACAAGTGAGCAGttgaaggagggggaggagcacGCCGCCTACAGCGCAAGGACAGCTTTTTTACTGAGAAGAAAACATCGATGAGTCATCTCCCACATCCACCCTCCACCACATgcacaccctccctcccgatCACTAATCTGCGTTATGGGACAGacgttgctgttgttgttttcgccGCACTTTGAGCGCCGAGAGTAATCCGGTACGCTGCACGGGGGACACTCATCACAACTCAGGTGTCGGCCTTGAGGATGGCGCGGTTGCATGCGAGTGTGCCCGCGGCACCACCTAGCTTGACCTACTGAATGCAGAAGGTCGCATTCTCTGTAGTGGACATGTGCTTGCCGTGGTGAGCGTATTTTCCATTTGGCGTTGCTTTGTTTGTTTCGCTGTCGGTGGTGGTTCATTCTTGCCGGGCATTCGCCTCATACACTCGACTGAAGAGCGCACTATcaggcgatgatgatgacggAGACACAACAGAAACACAAaacgagggagggaagggacggagggggagggtccAAGCGCGAATGAGGATGAAAGGCGAAGGGGAAAGAAAACATACGAAAAACCAGAGAAACACACAAGGGAAAGAGGAACCAAAACAGGCAAATAAAAAGCGATCAAAGGCGTAATCCTCGTTAAACAATAGACGCAAAAaacacagaaaagaaaaagtgTGCAGGGACAGGGAGGGAAGTAAATAGACAACATGAGACAGCGACGCACAAAAACATGTCATCCAAGACGCATACGCGCAGGCATCACAAAGGCGGAGAGGTAGAGTCGGCTCACACATGTGCATACGCAGAGTTGAAGGGAAACAAAATATACGTTGCTGTGGTTTCGACgggcgcaggagcagcaagacgacaacgacgaaaGAGCGTGCCACGAACTTACTTAATGGAGACGCGGAATGGTGTGGTGCACGTAGGAGGCGCTGCGAAAGCACGCGTGTGCCCTCGATTCATCCGAAACGCAGATCTATCTTTCCTTCTTTCGTCGTATCCACACAGCCGGCGCTCAGTCTCTCCGTTTCTGCATATGTGTCGTGTTGAGTGCATTTTcgtccccctctctccgcgcATTCCCCAGAATCCAGTGAAACGCGCAATCAGCACGACAGGGACGAagccaaacaaaaaagaacgTGAAACGGACTACTAATCGAAATTTCGTATTCTCTTTTTTCCGGGCTCTTCGTCTACTAACCTTACAAGTGGAAAGAAGCGAAAGAGCAGGGTAGTGGCTTGGCTGGGCACTCGTCTGTAACCGAAGCGCATCCCCGGAGCAAGTCGGAAGTCGTGCTGCTCGAGATGCGGTCGAGGAATATAGCGAGGATAGATTACTATGACCCCGCGCGccgtttccttttttttgtggtttCGGTAAGCTTTtatcttcttttttttttacatTTTGAGCTACGCAGAAAAAAGAGGCTCACAAACGCATACCGTAACAGAAGtgctcacgcgcacacatgcacacacacagggatCTGAATTCTCCCTCGCTTGCTATTTCTGCTGCACTATACATGATTGACTGTCTGCTgatgttttctttttggcattgatccctcctcctttgcccGTGCTGGGGCTTCTGCTGCAACAGGCCAAAACGTTATGGATAGATGCTAGTATGTCTTCCTTGGTATGTTTGCGCACGCATGCCTGTCTCGCGGTCTCTGGTCGTGCCATCCCCTTCGTGGAAAAATGGGTCGAGGAGagccccctttttttgtgcCCATCATCGAAGTGGAGACCACGCACACCACAAAGCCAAACCGGCATGCGACAGGcgtaaacacacacacacacacatgtaaTCTTAGGAAGACATGAAAAAACCGAGCACAGAGCACGGGGCGCGCAAATCATAACCATAAAACggaagaaacacacacacacaatacATATATAGATACAGATACTCGTAGGATGCGTAGAAGCGCAAGAGCACGCGAGAAACGCAAAACCAAAAagggcgcacacacagaggaacacagacagaggcgcacaaaaagaaaataaTAATAATCATGCTCACAAAAGGGTAACTATCACATGGCATCGCCTGCCACGTCACCcacacaacaacagcaacggaCGCACGTGCGTCATCTACCGCAAAGCGAaacgcatgcacacccacGGCTGAAAGAACAACAataaaaaaagaaacgcgTGCAAGCAtagcaaacacacacacacacacacagcacctCCACGCTATGGCCACATtttcctctctgtgtgtctgtgtttaTGTCTCCCGCTCCTCCATCGCATGCACGACAAAGGTCAACCTGACACAGGGGATGGATGCTCTCACGTGCCGACGAAGAATGTCATAACACGCtcacaagagagagagggagggggatcGGCAGGCAGAGAGGCATGCGAACGTTGGCGAAGCAGACAATCAGATACGCCTCGCAGAGTCcttctgcttttttttccatCAGACCAAAGAGCAACCAGAAATTACGGAAAAGAAGTGAGAAGAACGAGAAAACAATCCAAGGGCGGAAACAGAAGAGACAGAAAGCGATAAAAAAGGTTTCATGCTCAGCATCCAAAATGCATATACCGTAGGCGCCATCGGCAAAGACGGGCGtagaaagaaaaagagcaaCAAATGGCACAGAAAGACCCCTCCCAGTGCCTTCCAGGAAAGCTGCGCGTATGGGAGGAGAGACAAGAAGCACATGCGCATCACATCCGACTCGAGGCCGCCCATACGCCGCTGAATGAAGCCGAGAGACGAGGttgaggagagggggggggggtaacGTCAATCATGTTTTACAAAGCCAACAAgcacaacaaaaaaacacTACTCACCAGTGTATCAGTTTTCTTGATTTACCTGACCTTGTTCTTTTTCCAGAGTTGCCTTCatccccccccacacacacacactcctcGAAACACACTTTTATCCGCGTGTAATGGAGGTAGAGGTGGAGATCAACGCATCTAAGCCAGGGAAAAAAGGCGAagcccacacacgcaaacacgcacacatcctGCAGACATGACATACATGGTGGCCAAGTGCCAAGCGTCCAGAGACACCGACCGACCTCATGCCCAACCACCCTCCCGCCCCAACCTCTCGCTCACACGTCAGAGGTGATAACCACTGTGTTTGAGTGTGAGGCCgagtgcatgcatgcgcacagGCAGGGGCTGGGGTGAAAGGGAGGCATCTCGGCTATTCCCTCtccgctcttcttccctttctTTGTTGGCAAGCATCAATTTAGGCACACTGGGTGTGCCAGTGCGCAAAGTGGCTCCTGTTGTGTGCATCGATCAgcccgtgtgcgcgtgcgttggaCCTCGCTGTTTCACACGCCCAGCATTCCTGAATCTGGTGAGAACATGCCCATCCCGCCAACGTctggaaaaaaaagacgatGGCAAAAAGAGGCATCAGTTGCTTGCTGCATTCCTGAGGAAGCATCAAGAGAAAGCAGCGCATCTCATCGAAAAGGGAGGCCGGACGAAACCTTCAAAAGAGCTCTAAGCCTTGGTCCATCTCGGTTATACCGAACCAAAAAAAATGCCTCTTTTTCGTCAACGTTTccgcttcttttttgttcCTCGGCTAAagatgcgcgcgtgtgtgcgtcgtcCCCTTGCTATCAGCGATATGGTCGCCCgttcttcttccttttttccGATATACTCGAATATCGGTGCATCTCTGAACGACACTCGGCCCTTTCTTCTCTAAGTATTTTTGTAAGGTACGTTTGGGGAAGTaccctttttcttctctccttttaTTGTCCATCATCAACCTGCCCACTTCCAGCCCTCTCCCCCGAACACGCCAGCGAGACGTATGTACGCATGCGCACCCACAGCTCTCTATCCGCTGCTAAGCCGCCGCTCAATCCTGGTCGACTAGGGCGAAACCGTCTGCCGCTGGCTCGGGCCACGCGTCCCGCGGGCTCTTCTCGCTCTTACTCGTCCCCTCCTAGCATAAGTGCCGCGCGGCTGTCGCCACACGGACTCGGCTGCGGGCTGCATGACTTGATTCAAGCGGGCTTCGGCGAAGGGTGCTGCTCGACGGAAGACGCCGTGGCGCCTGCGGGGCCGGGTAGTAAGGGGTGGTTCAGGTGCACGCCGGATGTGCTCAGGGAGGAGCCAGGCCAGCTTCCGGTCCGGGTCCTCTGAGACCCTGCACAGCCGGCCTCTGTGTCGCCTTCCGCCCTCAGTCGCTTCACGCCGCGGAGTTCCGTAATCTGGTGTGGAAGCTTTTCCCATTTCAGTCTCCATCGCAGTATGGTTCGAGCTcggggcgctgccgccacgcttCCGGCACCCGTGCCCTCATatcagcccccccccccgggtCGGATTCACGGGACGCCCCGCATGctctgcgcgcacacgcaccctgGCGCCGATTCGTATGGTGCCCTTCGCGCTCTTTTCGGTCCGTCACTCTTGCTCTCCTGGCGGACGCGTGGCTTCAtcgcatgcgccgcgacaGGTCGAGCGATGCCACGAGTCTGCGACAGCACAGTCACCTCCAACTTCCCCTGAGGCCGCGCGCCATTCACAGGCGTGGGCGTTTCAAGCGGAGGGGACCCACCGACAGACATGCCCCCGCGCACAGAGAGCTCACAGCGTGTCCTTCCGACGGGCacggggggggaggggtggaggcagcaacacacacacacacacatacggcGCGGAAAGGCCATGCGGCGCAACTGGCATGTTCATCATCACACCGGTGCGCGCAGCATCGTAGCGTGAAACAAGGTGCGCCTCGAGCCTCGAGCAATCCGCGACTCTCGCATCGCATACCGGACGCAGCTCCGGATCGGCCGCCCTCACCGAAAAAGCAGGCGGGTCAGAAGCGctggcgggggtgggggcgccACAGCGCTAGAAGAGTCAGTGGGCGGCACACCATCTGCACGCCATCTTGTCGCTGCAGCAATCCCAAGTGCGGGCAGGTGCCCGTGGGCAGCTAGGCGAGGATAAACTCACAGCATCTCGTGATCACAACATACTTTCCCTTCTGGTGCagggcggccgccgcccaaGGAGCGCCTGTGGTTTTCGTGTTGCACCTCGTAGCGACATTGCGGAGGATGTCGGCCTGGCGTCGGCGACCTGTTAACAGGTCCGTGATCCATGAAGCgagtgccaccgccgctgctgttgacGATTTACGCAAGCTACGTGAGGTGCGGGCGTAAAACgacagaaaacaaacaaaagcAGCCggcgtgagggaggggggggggagataTCGAATCAAGCACGAAGAAAAGCACAGGGGTGTAGGGGAACTAAAGAAAGGAAACTGGagcaaaaaagaaacaaCGGCAAGGAAGAGATACACGCACAGTGtgcgggagaggggggagaatgggggaggggagaagtgGCAgaggaaaacaaacaaaccaAAAAGAACATGCGCGCGAAAGGGAAAACAAGACAGATGGTGATTTTGTGTATTTTAGGAGGACACGCAGATGCAAacagaaaacacacacacacgtacatgcacatgtacgcatacacatatacgTACGTACCCTCTCAGGGTATCAAGATTTTGGATGGTCAGATGTAtcagagagaaagggagagtaGAGAGCAGCATTTTGAAGGAAAGCataaaaggaaaggaaaaaagaaaaaagaggaggagaagggaggaaaaggaaaaagggtGGCAGGGAACAAGGATGGCTCAACAAACGAAACGCAAACAACAGAAGAGGTGAGCAGAGCGTGTAGGGCCAACGCTAACCAAGAGCAAAGAAAGACTAAACAAAAGCGAGAGAAACCACATACAAAATCTATCATGATGACCTCATCGGTAAGCATAATAACATGTgcagggagggagatgagggaggggatGAAGGCAATcaggaaagagggggagggcaccttaggaggagagagagcggatgTGACCACATCACCACAGAGACCATGGAGAACGAGACAAGGCGAAGAAATCAAATGACAGGATTCGTGGGCAATCCCTTGTGTTCACAGGAGAACGTAGACGATATTCAGGAGCGGAGGGAGCGGCAGCTTTATTGTTGGCCATCGCACACTAACATCAACGCGTTATGCGGGACACTTTGCAGGGTACCATGCCAACTATTCCTACTCACATCACTCCGATGGACCACGTAGGCACGTAGCCGCCATCTTTTCGCTCACTTCCCTTGGTTTTGAAGTTGCGTTATCAGTGTCGAATGCAGATGTGCATCCCCCTTCGCCTGGGCCTTTCCACTGCTCTTCTTATTTTGCCGctgttctctccctcttgcaAGCAAAAGCGGGCCGGTACAAGCGAAAGAGTgttagagagagagagtctcCGCAATCAAGTTAGAAGCgcaagaaacaaaaagaagtgAAAGAGTTCTAAGAAGCCGAGAAAAAAAATATGAAAAGTGAACAGGTCGGTGCGGAACAGAGATCACTGCGAAAGTTGAGACATCGGGGATGTTCAGCCGGAGAACATCAATGAAATAACGCGCACACGGCAGACAAacacacgaacacacgcaAACAGAGACGCAAACGCATTCGACTCGTTCTCCGACTCGCAACGAAGCAACCGCCATCGGTGGCACTCATTCCTCATAGCAGTATACGCACATCCACAATCGCCGTCTCCGGAAGCAACCCGAGTCCCTCGAAGACGTCCCTGTGTAGCCCGTACCTCGTGTTAGCAATTTATGGGAGGTGGAGTTTCTGGAAACTTGGGGTCACACCTGTGAGCGCTTCCACATGACAAGATTGAAGACAGAGACGGAAATAGTCGCAGGTAGGGGTGGCGATAAACGATCATACTTTAAGAAGTGGGCATGCTTGTTATAGAGGAGGAATGAAAGCCAAGAGAGCGATGCTTCGTTTCGAGGGGGGGCAAGGGGGAACgcgcaaaacaaaaagccGTAAGAGTCGCAAGTGCATGTTTGCGAATGTATGCGTGTGAAagggaaacgaaaaaaaatgtaaagaggaggggggaagagtTATAGAAACCTAGCTGCTTCAGTGTTTGCTCTATTAAAAGCACAGAAAACAAGAAatggagaaggaagagaaacGTGAACGGAGACGCCGAGGACGAGTCTCTGAGAGCGAGGGTAGATTGAGGTAGGTGGAAGGGGAGCGGTGAGAAAGCGACAAAACAAACAATTTCCACAcactcccacacacacaaagagagagagagagatacatACATAATTGGTGCATTCATAAGCTAGTAGACACCTACGTCCGCGTGTGAGTTTATGGGGACACCTGCAGGGGTTCCGGCTACTCCTCCTTCCTCGAGGGGGCGGGCATGACGGAGCGATGCATTCAAAGTCTCGCTGGAGCGCCATCTCGACACTCAATCCCCACCACAAACACGCACTCACtgaaagcaaaaaaaaaagaaaaaattCAACACGTATACGGTTGACAGTGACCAAAACCTAGGGCAAGAGGGGAGGTAGCAAGTGAGGGCGGCGATGTGGctgggggaagggaggggagggaagcatcgaaaaaaaaaagcgtaGAGTAAGACCCTCACGACACGTCAACCGCACACAGACGATCTTGATTCTTTTCCTGCTCTATATACATCTATAATGTGCCCATCCTCTAGCACGTCGTCGCAAGAGTGCACGCCTGCACACAGTTCCTGCTTTATAAGACCGTCTCGGTTGGTAGCGAGGGGTCTAAAATTGCACGGAACGCGGCAACGACTGAGGCGGCGAGTGACGTTATTGCTTCTTACGCTTGCCACAGTTCtcgaggtgtgtgtgtgtaccaTAAAGCGCCATCTGTCGTGAAAAAAAGGCACAGCTAAGAAACACCCACAcccatatatatatatatacatactCGTACACAAAGCAAGCATTCACTAAGCAGCACACCATCAGTCGACACGTTACGGATCCACGAGAGGAGAGAccgagaaaacaaaaacaaacgTCCGTGGTGTACGCTTATTGCGCACGTCGCGGTGTGCGAGGGGCGGTCACCGCATGTGTCGTAACTTTTTCTCGCACGCGCGGTGGAGTTCTAACAAAGACGACAGCAAAGGCGCAAGTGAGGCAAAACAGCCACAGTGACTGGAAAGACACGTGCAAGAAAcgcggggtgggggtgggggtccgcatacgcgcacgcgcgcagcaaATGGGGCGCAGTCCGCTAGGGAGGAGACGGCAGTGTTCAACcggcacaccgccaccaacCCCATCTGGCCCGGCGCTGTTCGCAGTGCTTTTCTTTTTAACCGCTGCACGCATATCTTTCCGTGTGTTCCTCAGGGTTCACTTTTCTTCTCCGGCCGAAAACGTTCTATTAGTACATCGTCGCCGACGAAACCGGGTACGTAAAGACGACCTCGGCTCCCTCCTGCATCGCCAGCTCGTCCACAAGCTTATCCGCGAGGGCCGTGTTACCAAACACCTTCACGAGGAACGTCACGGCGCTCAGGTCGAGCAACCACTCTGCATCAAGGAACTGGACAGGGGCACCAATCTCCGCCGCGAGCTTCCGAGCGTTCGCAAGTGAGCTCAAGTCGTGTCTGCGGAGGTCCAGCTTCGTCTCCTTGTCGAAGTCGCGCGCGTGGCGAAGCAAGCGAGGCACcgtctgcagctcctcgggAGAAAGGTAGTTTGGATCCATGTTGTCCTCTGTGTAGAAGGTGATGGGCTTGGCGGTGGTGATAGCGCTAACGAGGCCCATGTGCAAACTGTTGTTGCCCGGGTACTGGACCACGACCATGTCACCCGTGAACGTGCGGAACGGAGCGACGAACCAGGCGGAGCCGAAGCGGAAGTTCACCGAGGCGTAGCGGATGACGGACTGTACGGCAGCtgggacggcagcggtggcagagcTGGTGCCGGGGTGCAACTGCGAGCTGGTGACAGAAAACCCAGGGGGGTACGTCGCGAGCACTTCCTTTGCGTAGTGGCTGCCACAGTCGCTACTCGTCTCGCTCACGCCATCATCGTTGCTGCTatctgccgcggcaccgctcttTGTGAACAACGAGTCTAGCTGCTGCATCTCAGGGTCACGGCAGCTGGAGTCATATTTGCTGCTGCCTTTGTTCCCGGTAACGCCCCTTCTCGCCTTctttcgctgctgtggcggggAGGGCAAGGCCCTGCCCTCGTCTGTCAGGACACTGTAGATGTAGCCAAACGACTCGACGGCTCTCTCGCGGTCCTTCTCCTGGAGAAGAGTGAGCGCGTAAGGGTTATGACGGTAGCAGGACGCTGAGAGGGTCTGCAAGCCTCccgagaggcagagagcgcTGGGAGACACGGTGGTGGCCATAGTTTCCATGCACCTTTACtgttctgtttttttttgatgtgtgtgtgtgtgtgtggggggggtgcCGAACCACAGTGAGACTTCGTGGCACGGCAGATGACGACGAGAACGAGGAAGAAAGAAAATCTACAGAGCGCGCATACAAACTACACCAGTACGACGACGAACAAGCACGTATTTCCaaggtgggagggagaggggcgtagaaacacaggcagagagaggcagtCACCTTCAGGCACGGTACAGAgcgcaagagagagacacgaaagagagggcaagattgaagcgaaaaaaaaagaaaaacaagaaaaagatGGGGCGAGTAGACACACGCGGAGGAGCCGCTGACACGCGAGGGGGACAAACGGAAAAcgccaaagagagagaagacgacAAGAGGCAAGAACGGCGCAGGCACGGGGTGCGTTAGTATAGAGCGCCTTCCTTTCAATATCCaggtcctcctcctcgcgtttctttttttttgctctttccttttctgtcGGTGTTTGTGTTCGTCTTTGTGTtttgggggaggaggggaacGTATTTGCACTACTCGTGGGCGTGCGCTGTGCAAGTGCCACGATCGCGATAAGAAAGCGCGTTATTCGTTGTTCTCTTTTTGCTGTGTGGCTACTGCTGCTTCTTGCCTTTTGGCAGAGCCGTTTCTCAATGGCGTTTGCGTATATCTGCGTCGCACCACTGTGAGAGTAGCACGAGACGTTAGAGCAGAGCTTCTCTCTGGCAAGAGGGACGGCAACGCTCCACTAATTTCAGAGCTTGCCTGCGATGCTTATTGTCGCTACGAAGATGCTTACCTTCGACGCTGGAACAACGCCCAGTGCAGTTGGCGGACAAGCGGTCTTCACGGAACGACGTAGAGGGTCAGCGTGAGCGCCTGGCGACGCAGCAACAGCGCTGACACAGACAACAAAACAAACGAGAAAGACGTCCCTGGCCACCGACAACAGTGGGTGTCAACGTGAAGGAGCAGTGAAGGAGAGGTGCGCGCAAACAGAGCCAAATCGAAAAGGCGTGCGGATTCTATCTCACAACGGTCGTTCTTCGACTCATACCTCTATGAGGATGGTGGtgaggagagaaaagagaacgaGACGAGAGGAAGGAACATGAgttagagagagagggagagaaagtcAAGAAACGACACGAAGAGACCGTGCGCAGCATCATGGACGTTCATGAAGTGTGCGAGCGAATCGTAGAGCTGGGCAGGGTGCGATGTGGTCACAGTTCGCCGCCCTAAATGCGCAGAGACTACATGATATGTGTGCGCAAGGTATACGCCATGCCTTGCGAAAGTGCGGGTAGCGTCTACAGAGGTGCCTGCGTACGTGACGCGCATATGCCTGTAGAAGTGGGAtgctttgtttttcttttcgcgccgttggcgccaccgccggcaggTGTCCATTCCCTCGTGCTTTCCGTAGAAGTTGACCTCTCCGGCACCGGCCCCGCCTACAGTGGCAGCACAGCGATACGAAACGAGTTCGAGGGATAGGTACACTGCGGAGAGTCTGTCGCACATTCTTCTTCGCCATCACGCCGCATCGCTCCGCTAACCCAGCCCTCCATGGTGAATCTCTAGAGATGATAGGCAGCGGCTGTGTCGTACAACACGGCCgcggcatcgcgcagctccgtTTTGGAGACCCCGTAGCGCTCAAAGTGGTGCACAAAAGCGCCGACGTGgagcagctcctctgcgcggccagcggcATCAGCCAGCGACGCGCCTACCATGGGCGTGGGGCCGTACAAGGTGACGCTGTGGTCCGGCCGGGTGTATGACGGTGTCGCGCGCCACTCCTCCGCCGGGCTGACAAAGAGCGACGTCATCGGGAAtggcgacgaggcggtgTCGGCCatgaggtggcgcagctcacGGATGCCGTCTGTATGCGCCGCAACCCCGCGAATAGCCCACAAACAGCTTCGGTTCTGCATGTAAAACGCGGAGGCGTCAGCTACCCTACCAGTCGTTGCTTTTCCTTCTGAGCACGAGAAGCCCGTGTCGGCGGACGAAGCCAGCGCACTCGGAGCAGTGAAGCTGTGTTGCGCCGTTCGAGCCGCTTCGCCGAGCACCGCAGCCCACGTCGTGGAGCCAGTGACCATCTGCGGCGCGAGTGAGCCTGTGAAGAACTTCATCGCCGGGTCCAGCGACAGGGCCTCGACGACGTCGCTGGCAGTGGCgtaccgctgcggcgccgcgccttcCGCGACGCAGCCAGATGGGCCGCTCCCCAAGATGCCTTGGGCAGCTCCACTACCCGTGCCGAGGATGCGGTTTTTCGACAGGTCTTTCTGGGGAGACGGGAGAGTGTAGAGAAGCTGCGGTAGGTGAAGCGGGGCGAGCACCCCGCTGATGCGCTGGTTAATGAGCTGGAAGGACACCTCCCCGGCATCTTTGAAGCCGCGATTCGCCCGTGCACCCTTCAGCTCCTCTGCGATAGCGTCATTGTAGGCGATGAATACGCCGTCCGCCAACCCACCAAGAGTACTGGCCGCCATGACAACGTTGTACCACTGCGTCACGACCTCGCCGCAACGGAACGGCCACACGACGGAGTGCAGCAACATGGAGCGTGGGAACATCGTCTTGATCTCTTCCGCAACGAGGCAGCTGACACCcgagccggtgccgccggcgatgcTGTGAAGCACGTGGAAGGTCGACACGACGGTACCCTGCTGCTCGCTCTCGCGCCGAAGACATTCCACGATGGCGTCACGACGGCTTTGTCCCTGCTGGTGGTACCCAAAGGCCCAGTTGTTGgcgctgccctcgccgcgGGTCACacactgctgcggcgccaggGAATAAAGGCGCCTTGACGCAGACTGCGGTGAAGAAGAGGACGAAGG comes from the Leishmania infantum JPCM5 genome chromosome 36 genome and includes:
- a CDS encoding putative delta tubulin, whose product is MATVHVFVGQCGNQVGTAFLDTIASEAEASVDEGYQMRVSAMDFRPALRPPPARPHHQRSALAGSATGPSREPSEVARRIGHQQYYSLSYYAQEKERAAIDTSLPQPRCVLVDMEPKVIAATVQRANGQREQHESSPSSSSSPQSASRRLYSLAPQQCVTRGEGSANNWAFGYHQQGQSRRDAIVECLRRESEQQGTVVSTFHVLHSIAGGTGSGVSCLVAEEIKTMFPRSMLLHSVVWPFRCGEVVTQWYNVVMAASTLGGLADGVFIAYNDAIAEELKGARANRGFKDAGEVSFQLINQRISGVLAPLHLPQLLYTLPSPQKDLSKNRILGTGSGAAQGILGSGPSGCVAEGAAPQRYATASDVVEALSLDPAMKFFTGSLAPQMVTGSTTWAAVLGEAARTAQHSFTAPSALASSADTGFSCSEGKATTGRVADASAFYMQNRSCLWAIRGVAAHTDGIRELRHLMADTASSPFPMTSLFVSPAEEWRATPSYTRPDHSVTLYGPTPMVGASLADAAGRAEELLHVGAFVHHFERYGVSKTELRDAAAVLYDTAAAYHL